The genomic DNA CCGATTTTCAGAGTTTTCTGGTCATACTTCCTATTCTTGACTTACAGTCTTACATTTTTGTTAGCTTGTATAAGATAATCACAGTCATGTTCTTACTTCTCCCAGGAAATACTGCTTCACAGCTCTTTGTTGGTCCTTGAACCTGTTCTCTCTTTACAGTCAGATGTTATCGTCTTGAGTTATAATCTCTATGTTACGCTTTTCATCATCATCACTTTGGATCCACTGATACATTTTAGTAAATTAGAGAAAATCACAACATTAactactaaagatacaaattcAGTAAATGAAAACAGTGACATATGTCATCTGAGACAAAATACACACCATGTAAATGAATGGTTGGCCTAGATGAACTGATGTGTTGCTGGGGTCTCATTTGGAGCAATCATACCCTGGCTTTTTCcacttccccttcttcctttttccctttgttGGTCCTATCTGGACTCCTTAcctacttctttctcttccttgttcCTCTGTTTTCTGAGAGTTAAAGaacattaaaatagaaagagaCCTTGGAGATCTTAAAATCTatgatctcattttacagatgaggaaactgaagtccagagagaTACAATGAACTTCTCCAAGTCAGAGGGACGAGATCTGGCCTCCTGGCTTCTCTGACTCATGGGCCAATGCCACGACTCCAGTAAACTTTCTCCTTCAGATTATCTTTCTGGTTCTCTTGTCATTGACAGTGGTTGAATCCATAGTGGTTAAGAACAAAGGAGACAGGCGTTTAAGGAAGTCAAaatttcctcctttccctccttctccttccttccctcactccctccttcctcccctctctccttctttccttccctccctccttctttccctccctcccactaCTGCCGGAATGGCCTGATAATGTCACTCTCTTTTCTACTCTTTGGTGACTCTTAAATCCCTATAGGATAAAGTTCAATCTTCTACCTGGACACGTGACAGTCAAGTCATTTTTGTGTTCTGACTCTTACCCTCCTGTTGAGTCTTATCTTCATCACTCTAtgtattagccaggctggtttatGATATACTAACAAACAGGTCCAAAATCTCAGTGGCCTAacacaacaaagatttatttcatatttataaaaagtcCACTGCAAGTCTGGCTGACTTTCCAGAGGAACTATTCTTTATGTAGTGACTCAGCGATCCAGCCTGCTTTGACCAGACgatttttccattttcaccagaTTTCCTCCTTGCcatggaggaggaagagacaaGAAGATAGCGCTCAAGTAGGGAATGAACTCTTCTGTGCTTATCCTGAAAAGAATGCCCAATTTTGTCAGCCAGAGTTTATCATCTAACTGCAAGAGGCTGGGAAGTGCCAGGGAATGTTTGGTGAGGACTGTGTTTCTGCCATGGCCCTTCCTTGCAACTGCAGTTCTGGAAATATTTGACTACTTGTCCCCTGAGTACAAACTCTTTTAAGCCTCTATGTCTTTCTGCTGAGGCATTCCACCCTGCCAAACATATACTCTTCTTGCTGACCGGACAGACTTACAAAcccatctctctccctttttctttctctctctttctttctttctttttctttctttctttctttctttctttctttctttctttctttctttctttctttctttctttctttctttctttNNNNNNNNNNtttctttctttctttctttctttctttctttctttctttctttctttttctttctttctttctttctgtaaattgtaatttttttattggaaaacaaatatacaaCTTGGAATGGATTTTGAGGCAAATTGTGCCATAAGCAGATTTGAAGTGGctaaacaaagtttaaaaagcaagtaacaataaaagaaaatgtttctggtaCAGGACCAGCAGTACAAAAAAATAGTGTACAATACACCTGGATAATACACCCGTTTTGCAATAGTGCAACTTTTAAGTACATATTGTTGACTGTCCATAGTCCACGCAGAGTTACAACTCCACACTTCAACAACATGCTGACAGTTCCtaaagaaaactactttaaaaaaggCATAACCCAGATGTTCCCTCATTTGACCAACTCCATCTAACTTTAGATGTGCAGAAGGGCTTAGATATATCCAGAGTAAGCCACATGCAACATGTTACTTgatcaattttctaaaataaggtTTCAGGACAATGACAGAAAGATAAGGGAAGAAAACATGGAGGAATGAAGTCCTAATTActatacatgcattttttttgACAGTAGGGAGAAACCTTTTACAGCTAAGTTACAaacaaagaaaaggcaaataagCAATTTTGTACAAGAAATTTAACACATTCTGTACAAGGTCTTCACTTTGCTGTCATCATTTGTACAAACTCTTCATAGTTTACTTGACCATCACCATCAATATCTGCTTGCCTGATCATTTCATCAACTTCTTCATCTGTTAACTTCTCTCCAAGGTTTGTCATCACATGGCGAAGTTCTGCAGCACTAATATAGCCCTTGCCGTCCTTATCAAACACACGGAATGCTTCTCTAATTTCTTCCTCACTGTCTGTGTCTATCATTTTTCTTGCCATCATTGTCAGAAATTCAGGGAAGTCAATTGTGCCATTACCATCAGCATCTACTTCATTAATCATGTCCTGTAACTCTGCTTCTGTGGGATTCTGCCCAAGAGACCTCATTACAGTTCTCAATTCCTTTGTTGTTATAGTTCCATCACCATCTTTGTCAAATAGTGAAAAAGCTTCTTTGAATTCTGCAATCTGCTCTTTGGTCAGTTGGTCAGCCATGCTGCAAGTGCTGCCGGTTTCCGAGAGGCGACCACACAACCAGTCAGCTCGCTCCCTCCACTCCTCCACTCGGactaattctctttctctctttctttctttctttctttctttctttctttctttctttctttctttctttctttctttctttctttctttctttcttctttctttctttctttctctctctttctctctttctctctttctctctttctttctttctttctttctttctttctttctttctttctttctttcttgtctctctctctctttctttctttctgtcgtctttcctttctttctttcctttctttcgtctcactctgacgccctggctggagtgcagtgacgcaatctcagctcactgcaacctccacctcccaggttcaagcgattctcctgcttcagcctcttgagtacaaGGGATTACACGCTCATGCCACGacgccaggctaacttttgtatttttagtagagacggggtttcaccgtgctggccaggctggtctctaattcctgacctcaagtgatccgcctgcctcgacctcccaaactgctgggattacaggtgtgaggcactgcgcctggcctctagtCTCTATTTCTAAGAAGCCATAGCTGATTTTCCCAGGCCAACTTAGTGGTTCATTCTCCATGTCCCTACTGCATCATGTCGTTATCTCCATCAcagcactttttttgttttgttatattttttcacCTGGCACTTTTCCTCTAAACGGAAATCACCTTGTGGGTAGGGAAAGTGTACTTTCATCTTTAGGTTCTCAGTTTTATACGGTGGTACCTAAACTCTTCATACCTgtggctgaataaatgaatgaacaaataaatgaaaacaaaactatcCAGTTTCTTGTTATGTTCCATTTCACTACCCTACCCTAGCTCAATCAACTGTCTTCTTCTCTTGCCTGGATAACCACAGAGCCCCCCTTGTGTTATCCCTCTTCCATTCTTACCTTTATCCAATCCATTCTTCACTCAGCAAGCACGTCATTCTGAAACACGAATCGGAGTGGGGCTTCCTATttccttagaataaaatccaaacatcCAAATTCCTGCCCATGACCCACAAGGCATGCACTGGCCCCTGCCTGCCAATCTGGTCACAGCTCTCTCTCGCTTACTGTGGTTCCCACACTGGGGCCTCTTCTTAGTTCCCTGGCACACTAAGATTTTTCTCCCGCTTTCTCAGGGCTGGTTCCTGCCCCTGGAATACTCCTACTTCCTCTTCTGTCCTGGTTAGCTGTTTCTCAGTTTTTAGCTTAAATGccattcctggccgggcgcggtggctcacgcctgtaatcccagcactttaggaggctgaggcgggcagatcacgaagtcaggagatctagactatcctggctaacacggtcggtgaaaccccatctgtactaaaaatacaaaaaattagctggacgtggtggcgggcgcctgtagtcccagctactcgggaggctgaggcaggagaatagcttgaaccgggaggcagaggttgcagtgagtggagatcaggccactgtgctccagcctgggcaaaagagccagactccgtcacaaaaaaaaagagaaaaaaaaaaaaagccattcctTCGGCGGTTGCGATGATTTTGTTTTGATGGCAAATAAGAAACTCCCACTTGAAATACCCCAAATAATAAAGGGAATCTACCTACTCATATATCTAACAAGTCCTGAAACAAGTGCTGGCCTCAAGACAGGCTCCATTTATGCCTTGAAGGACCCCATAAtctccagagaaaaagagagatccTTCTGGCAGTTCCTGCTGAAGTCCAGGGATTCATTCTCGCTCATTGGCCTAAACTGCATCACATGCCACAGCTAAACCAATCCCTTTAGGAGCGGGACACTCCAGGGGCGGCACTAAATTTGCTTCAGCCAATCAGGATACTTCCCCTCCCCC from Piliocolobus tephrosceles isolate RC106 chromosome 11, ASM277652v3, whole genome shotgun sequence includes the following:
- the LOC111527468 gene encoding calmodulin-like — encoded protein: MADQLTKEQIAEFKEAFSLFDKDGDGTITTKELRTVMRSLGQNPTEAELQDMINEVDADGNGTIDFPEFLTMMARKMIDTDSEEEIREAFRVFDKDGKGYISAAELRHVMTNLGEKLTDEEVDEMIRQADIDGDGQVNYEEFVQMMTAK